The Bactrocera dorsalis isolate Fly_Bdor chromosome 2, ASM2337382v1, whole genome shotgun sequence region aaatacgatatttatatcattcaaattgatcatttccgtataacttgtgcaattaaagtttatatctggttttttataaactctaagttccattggctcgtcaacatcggttcgatagcgtagaattttcttgatggcacagtcgcgcttttctttcctatcatcaaacaacattgataacaagatattttccgaatgcgcataatatgaattatctttaattacttgattgacaatttgcgtaaacgaggttctagaaatcgtgaccaaccaatgaacttgaaaaataatgcacgGCCGTACACGCAGAGCTGTAAtacttgatattgaagtacattggcacataacatttaattataaattcaaccagaattcttaaatttgcatctggattttccgttgtcacatataatcgcaataatctagttccttggtgagccaccgagaatgtacaattttccctggtttgatgttagccagatccaccggaaccacgccgctagaaattgcatgggccatgtcgtataagtacttcgaatcggtggaaaattctttttttttctggagcagggggcatattttgcaactcaattttctggaagccgtccaccacctaaaaatatataataataaaataatttaaaatggttgacaattataataaatgagtgatagcaataacttaccggaagagtttcacaagtttCGATTTGACGGCTCAGTTTACCGGTTGCCGATCTTTGTCCAGTGCTGGTTGATTTatccaaagcttcaaacaaatgccgaaacggaagttcgttgaagtgtagaaggcaaacaaaccaatgtaatggtctttttaacagcaattcgaatcgtcgtataattccaccgtgtgggccagtgtttgttggctcaccgtcagtgcatattccaattaatgtatccagtgatatatttttatcgttgaaaaacccatttaatttggttgttttgtattcagcggtttcatgttccagtcttacgtaaccaatcaattcagaattgggttctctcaaaataacaagatgaggttcttttaccattctagtatgatacttctcatcaattttatctatcgttaaagtatcatcttttctgccatcgaatgaaaacgctaacaaattggtatcatctaaccgtttgcgaagcacttcttgtctgcatttctctttttctctgcgaactttcgatttatccatgatgagaggtttcccatgcttatctttaattttaaaatcttgcaaaagagcggttcccaatgctgatgctactctgtcaggcacaccaaatctgtcacataccaaggcaaagttaaaacaatcgtatctctctgtgtattgtgaacttgtgcttctatccatatcttcttgaaccggtggcggtgcgtatgttgaatcatcgggatcttggtatgttggcattgatgacatagacgttgctccttgctcttcagtttccatcataaatgcattcattgttAGTCTTCTCTGATTACGGTGATCGTGCATGAACTCTTTGAGGCGTTCGGGAATCCAGCCGCATGCACATGGAGCTGCTTTCAAATCGCATTTAcatgttccaatgtaaaaaattgtttccagagattttacatactctgtaaattgttgggtgttgtttcttctcttgatttgctcttgatacttgtcaagcaatttattcaatttattacatacactttttttcagcattatttccataccaagtttttcccaaattccaatcaaattatcttgtacttgaaaagtgaatgatttatgggaaaactttttttgttctgttttagcacgttcgcttgtgtaaaaataatatctcaagatatccagatgggttggtaaattaagatcagtcaaatcagtagacacaccaaaaacagtaacatcatgcttgggtatatgactcattgggttttcgatagtGTTGCTCCATCTTGCGGTGTAGAAGATGGtggattcattgtaaactttttgatttggaatggtcacttcacttattattttttttgaaataccatagtggttattgctttagttctcctcactttcagaagtaataagaatgaaatggtaatttcaattctatttcaaaatacccaaaagttcgacccaaattgggggacatcagaattcatttcagaggtatggttccttcggcaaagtttcttattttgatccctagaatatgattttcacAGAGCAATGGGCAATTTTTTTGCCTCCCCACAAATCGACCCGGCctaacatatatacaatataaatgatTAGGAGGCAAGCGGAGTCCATTCGTCCATCTGTCTGTACatgaaagttttctatacaagaacttgattccgatcgttcagtgtgtatggcagctatatgttacagtgcTCCGATATCGTCAGTTTCAAAaaacgagcagcttcttgaaaaggaaatgacgtttacaaaatttcaaaacgatatcttaaaaactgagggacagacggacagacagatggacatggctaaatcgactcagctcgacatactgatcttttatatatatactttatagggtctccggcgcttccttctgggtgtaaAAAACTTCGTGAAACTCGTTGCACGTGTAAACGTAAAACCTATAAATTGTCTTTACTAAGCCAAAAAATCAATATACAAACTGTTATTTGGTACAACGAAACGCAATAATGAAAAGCACCTGTGGTTTAAAATAGGTGGTTCCCTTAATGGCTTttatgcacatacaaacatcACCCACATTTTCACATAGTATATaggtgaaatcggatgataGCCATGCATataacgttttttttaaattaaaagtgcgataaatcatgGAATATCACACCCAGGATGCTATTATATGAGGGCTCTATAAGAGCCAGTATCAAAATTGGACAATAGTCATTGCCCAGCCCATTGTTatgtgaaatcacatatctccaTATCTACATTACCAATTTCAGCCAAATCAAGTATACAGGATTATTTTTACATTCCTATATTACAGTACGAAAATTTATCAAGCAAAAACCACGCCTACTTACCTTAaacgacaattttaaattccatctcaTTAATAAATTTCCTACTTGTAGAACAAAAATCGAGAACTGTTTAAAAATGAACATGTGCGTCTGTACCAGAGGGCTCCACTTAGTCTTCTCTTTTTTCCTCGTCTTGCAAAATTTGTCCCATTACTTCCGCTTCACCTTCGTCTTCAATAGTTTTAACATTATTctcttcttctacttcttcCAGCCTGGGAGGTTTGTGGTCGCATTTAGTTGGGTTTATCGACTTGTCATCAGTTACCATTGGGTCGTGCTCTTCTGCATCTTTTTCATGTTTCTCGATTACCAAACGAAACATTTCGGTGTTCTGACGTCGTTTGCGTGAAGCTATTTGTAAAAAGAGACTGGAATTGTGGGCCGACCTATTGGGTTTGGTATCACGATaatgcattgattcttcgtgagttctTCGCCAAATTTTTAACCACTACCGTAACGCAACCACCAttttcgcctgatttagctccgtgtaaCATACTCAATAAATACGCAATGAGAATGATCTCCAACGGagcatttgtttttttatttaataatattagtgttgaaatatgaaattttggggttttttctttaaaaattagggaatggatcaccctttagtaaCTTATTTCAACTTATCGCATTTTTCATCGATTGAATACAGTAtcaatattggaaaaattaaactGTTACCGTTTCTGATTtgaatgtacgtacatacacacaattaTATGACAACGTATACCATACAAAAACAACCACTATTGCTACtcataaaaaaactaattgtATTGCTGTCGTTGTTTGCAATTTGTGTTAGAGTGCGAAAATATGAAGCTATGAGTATTGTATAgcagacacatatgtatgtaaagaacGTAAGCCAAAATGCCGCCTAAAGTTCTTGAGACCTAGGCAATTGCCTATATGGACGTCCTTGCGCACGGTTGACCTtacaccacatacatatgtacagtggaccaataaagtttacatacaccttgTTCTATTACATTTCgacacgtttatttgttttaaaacaaataaattttgtggttttttctatccattttaagatatgtatatttaatattagatatagcatatcaaaatattttttcttttaacataaataacaaaaattaatgctaaagcttaaaatgggcataatttatatcaaaaaaatttacgttcactaatgattatttatatactaaatcaaaagtaattacaacagttttagcggtttttggccTACATGTTGTTGCTAGTATTGTCCCTATACGTCAATGTATGCTCCCCACTcgatttctgttttattatttccgaatattttgacccactaagtcGATGATCCAGttttttggccttattttgaagaaattcgatgttttcgaataccGTTTTCCTaaaagttccagatattttgaataggattaTTGTATAGTGATTGCGGGACCTatggagttatttttatttccataaaaaCCATTTACGTGTGTGTTGGGTAGTTATCCTGTTGTAAATAGAAGTGGCTGCTATTAACAGCCGATtaaagcacacttaaaatttaaatgtttttcttaaaattttcagaTACATATGCTAATCCAGCAAGAGCTACTCAATCACGGCGGCGAATAACTGCGcaagcatcagcttctttgtaaactatggtcggacgaaagcatgcaaaacgattggaacttaagtgtgctctccccaatccacaaaaagggagaccccacaatctgcgccaactaccgtgggataaacctcctcaacttcgcatataaggttctatcgagcgtattgtgtgaaagattaaaactcACCGTGAtgagcgaaaaggaagaaatcgcacggtgccatatcaggttaatagttaaaatgtgatttttggtcaaataatcggtcacaagcgtcgatagaatgttggattctgaccaatttttggtcgtcagtcagtttgtgcggaacaaaccgtgcgcacacctttcgtaagcccaaatgttcggtcaaaatgcgataaatcgatattttaaaaatgtttacttccatttccataaatttcaataCTGATTCCGCCGATCACGGATTTTCACTTTCCCACATGTTCTCATTTTTCCCTAACGACCACTCTGataacgttgaaaccactcgtgcactctgctacgggataggcaatcatcgccataaacttgtttcatcaattgaaacgtttcggtaaaagttttaccagtattaaaacaaaatttaattttggctcTTTatttgaagctcattttcgcaccgataactcaaacatactgacacttaaaacgcaataagtTCACTTCCATTTactgaaatgtcatgaaattctcactggacaatcgataaagatagcagatcgACATATAGGTGGATGGCGTTACCAGGGGCACTAGATTCaaaagtcttgtttactttggaaaccaccttgtatgtatacaatatcCCTTATGAGTTTGtactacatttttaattttaatatgggAATTTTGAAGAGTACTTGTATAAAAGAAAGAAGTTGACTGGACGtcttaatattgtatattgtttgtatattgctataaaaattacatgTTTGGCTGAGTCAGAAACAGGATGATATGATCTTGTGGATTATGTTAATCTTAAGATATGATCCAACTATATCGATATATGTACTACGACGGCAATTTCTGTTTTCCCTTTTTGGTGCTCTATTGCGCTTTTCTTAACTGCTGAGGCATTTTTAATGTACTCCTGCGAATGAGTGCTCTTTTTAGGAAAGTTATTCGATGAAAAGTGAAGAATTCGCACTCATCACTTGCCATTTACGCCCACCCATCTTTGAATTATGCCTTGATACAAAGGCAACAACGCTTTGTTGTTCGTGCCATTATTGTcatcatacaaattttgttagtgCCTTTCTCTTGGTGTTGGTAgctcattttttttcttgttttttagcCATTATTTCAGTCATTGTTACTGTTTTTTCTGATTTGCATGTACTTTCTGCCGTTATTTTGTTCGCATTCCCTGATTTCATTTTGGTGCTGGCTGCAAGTACATTGTActattgttcttgttgtttgctATCATCAATTTGGCCAAAGTGGTTTTTCACTTGTTTTACCGCGAAAAATGCGCAATTTACAGTGAAAATACCCGTGTATGCGCACACAATGGGCCCAACCTGCGGGATTctattacatacacatacataaatatatgtatgcaatttttttaacgaAGAGTTCGCACAGCGTCTGTAAAGAATAGACAGATGAAGCATGACAAACGTCAGCAATGAATGAGAATAGCGAAGAAATAAAAGCACTGTGTTTACAGgtgcaaatatttcaaagagaCAAGTTAAGAAATAGTCGTCAAAGTTGCTATGTAATCCTAACAAGCACGACTGTTTGTAAGCTTATCAATAGATATAACCAAGTCAACTCTCAGTTAAAGTGGAAGCTTTCATGAATGACCTCCTATGGATACCTACTAACTCCTTAAGCTTTGGGATTTATCAAAGAATtagattaatattaaatattttgtgctttCTCAAGACTATACCCGTGTATTAAGGATGTCGGTTTAGGAAAGCTTTCCATAAATGGGTACTATTAATTCGATTTATTTTACATGGTTTTCGATTTAGCACCAACTTCCAAAGCGATTAGCTGTCGCTAATGGAGTTAAGTGATCGATCATTCACAAATTCCATTCTTATTCACCCTCTTCTAAATTTCCAAATTCCCGATCAGAATGTAAATATCCATCCAAGCGAGCGTTATTGAAATCTTGAAAAGAATTTAAAACGAAAGGGAATGTCAAAGATTACCACCCGATCATGAGCGGCACGATGCCTTCGTGTTTTCTCGCCGTCGCCTCGTTTACAAAACCCAGTTTGGTCATCAAAAATAGTCCTcgcataaacaaaattttatcgtGGACCCGACTTGAGTGTTTAGAGTGCCACCAAAGAATGAAAATTATTGTGAAGGTTTCTTTCCACATTTTGCTGCTTTTGATGAGCACTGTTATGTGTTGATGCTGCGATACCCCGGCATTGGTACTTAACAATTGTTTTTGCCTTTCtctatttgttttgttgtgcATTTTAATCACTTAAGGGATTTTCTCTCTCCCGTTGTTATTAGGgctattttatttgcttaatgGCGTCAGCAGCCGCGAAAAGTGCATTCATTCGCAGCACAAGAAACACCACGCACCGTAGGTGATGCCGGCGCGAACAAGAGTTTTACGCTCTAAACTGTTCCACTTTCATATTGCCACATGGTTCTTTTTGCAGCATAAGTTATGTGCATGAGTTGCAGCTTCTTATTCTACAGCCGTCGCACAATCGGGCATTTTAACATTTCCACACGAGTTCATCGACGACGCCTACTCGGAGCTGCTGTCTTTCCTCGATTCTTTCAAGCTTTCCTTCAACTTCGCTTTGACTTGGTGCCCATGAAAGGAGCCCATGCGTCAGCCACTCGTCGCAGCAGGCATCAGCAATAGCACAAGCAGGTGTCTAAAATAGCTTTTAAAGTAATTGACATACACTTGAGGGTGCAGGCTTACTATATTCGCATAGCCCGCAGCAGTCGCacagaaatgaaaatatacatatacatatgtatgtacatatatgcggcAAGGACACTCTCGCTCtaagaaaaacttttcaattacGCAGCGCAAAACTAACACAAAAGCCTATGACGGCTGATTGCTGACAAGCCTGTAATTACACGCCCCTTTAACACATGTCCCACTTATTGTCTACGCTGCTTCCATATCCCTTCCCCACCCATCTTTCCCTCTTAGAGTACTATATGCTTTTATGGATATTTGCATGTCTTTCCAGGCCATTCACTTAAATGCAAATGAAGGAAGCGATATATGAATATTCAAGAACGTGCAAAAGAGTTTATAGCGCCAGCTTGCGGGAttgatttctttaatttctcgACAATTATCGACAATAGCGGCAGCTGTTCCGCTGCTTACTTCAATTTTCTTAGCTATGCTCTCCCCATCTTTACGTCTATTCAAATCTTTTCGTGACTGCATAAAAGCCGCGTGCTCGAATGATTCCGTACCTCATATGAACCATGTGTTTATATTCATGAATGCCTTATTTGggaatatttggtttcaacagaTCCTTTGAGTTGCTTCTGGGACGACTTCATA contains the following coding sequences:
- the LOC125776517 gene encoding uncharacterized protein LOC125776517, producing MEIMLKKSVCNKLNKLLDKYQEQIKRRNNTQQFTEYVKSLETIFYIGTCKCDLKAAPCACGWIPERLKEFMHDHRNQRRLTMNAFMMETEEQGATSMSSMPTYQDPDDSTYAPPPVQEDMDRSTSSQYTERYDCFNFALVCDRFGVPDRVASALGTALLQDFKIKDKHGKPLIMDKSKVRREKEKCRQEVLRKRLDDTNLLAFSFDGRKDDTLTIDKIDENVSKRVIPENVEAVMATTLESRAKLPRLESKKDFKQ